Proteins co-encoded in one Aspergillus fumigatus Af293 chromosome 6, whole genome shotgun sequence genomic window:
- a CDS encoding putative GTPase activating protein (Evi5), which yields MNSTATMESSDPIASRAHPADTIPDDNNEPTHPNHTDSMVTVPLSDVQSNSEHSQPDWRTLNIPPTPVESTLPGGEEIYDEGNVERETTPTLGWVKTDYTSAAQSVRSRSSEEYERGEAVNWDELDKTEEQEPRGEGSDESTALLLARLEQENNALATNPKSVSRHRLQTRASRAQSLHQIKRLINEDPRSSLRYSQLPPPPMTELEFWAALVADYPQTAQRLPTLTSNKIRGGIPPPLRGVVWPSLAGARDSSLLVEYERLCGESSPYEGLIGKDIGRSFPNVEMFRDPHGEGQQMLAKVLKCFSLYDTKIGYCQGLGFVVGPLLMHMTDAEAFCVLVRLMDHYDLRTCYQPDLSGLHLRVYQFQNLLARHRPSLFAHLESLNVEPIYVSQWFLSFFAVSCPLPMLLRIYDVIFLEGACETLMRVALSLMQRNEKKIMAYTEFEDVMQFLLSRSLWDTYACHADDFVNDFVSLTSLVTKESLQALEASYNQSQGVPTGITFPQMQAAASRFLGRFWAGSGSQAKSFNLNPNNGSMSTRASVRRSASKQSMTSTLNSIESTSDASTAPTELSAEPPKPRAKSAMSHNKDRDLHSQIEDLLMALSDLQRQHADLTRELQQEREEREEDQQLAQSMLKYIKEIEADDPPAELIRKAEERFVASGSAKRVSIPQTKQQLREDLNRWKEMHEIEAGRCLDLTRRIDEHEQENSSLREQLREARSRIQDGYRDRQRLERTIRELRTIKTATPDSPPEAFGSPTSDAGETRSPSGLRELKLGRSNSQKSTTFNKRSSSLGLQSVLSTENHKPAAEETLLLELVNAKTAEAVAKQELEEVKAKLDSLRKMIGGQASLARSDSRNSSTGRSSTNLAKSATEPVHSGGGGFFSGWGRRAVSSNDSYTEAR from the exons ATGAACAGCACAGCAACAATGGAGAGCTCCGATCCGATCGCGTCGCGCGCGCATCCCGCAGACACCATTCCCGATGATAACAATGAGCCAACGCATCCGAACCATACTGATTCGATGGTGACGGTCCCTTTATCCGACGTACAGTCCAACTCCGAGCATTCGCAGCCCGATTGGAGGACGCTTAATATTCCTCCGACACCCGTCGAGTCGACTTTGCCCGGGGGGGAGGAGATCTATGATGAAGGTAATGTGGAAAGGGAGACAACGCCGACCCTGGGCTGGGTGAAAACGGATTATACTTCGGCCGCTCAATCTGTTCGGTCCCGTAGCAGCGAAGAATATGAGCGAGGCGAGGCAGTTAACTGGGACGAATTGGATAAAacggaagagcaagagccCCGTGGTGAGGGATCGGATGAATCGACTGCTCTTCTTTTGGCTCGGTTGGAGCAGGAGAACAATGCTCTAGCGACGAATCCCAAGTCTGTGAGCCGGCACCGACTGCAGACAAGGGCGTCGCGAGCGCAGTCGCTGCACCAAATCAAGCGGTTGATTAACGAGGACCCTCGATCGTCTCTGCGATACTCTCAgctgcctcctcctcccatGACTGAGCTCGAGTTCTGGGCTGCCTTGGTCGCGGATTATCCTCAGACGGCCCAGCGATTGCCGACTTTGACGTCCAACAAAATCCGCGGGGGTATCCCCCCGCCGCTTCGAGGCGTCGTGTGGCCTAGCTTGGCTGGGGCTCGAGATTCTTCATTACTAGTCGAATACGAGAGACTGTGCGGCGAATCCAGTCCGTACGAAGGTTTGATCGGGAAAGACATTGGTCGCAGTTTTCCTAACGTGGAGATGTTCCGGGACCCCCACGGcgaggggcagcagatgctggCTAAAGTCTTAAAGTGCTTCAGTCTTTACGACACTAAGATCGGCTACTGTCAGGGGCTGGGATTTGTCGTTGGACCCTTGCTGATGCACATGACCGATGCGGAAGCGTTCTGTGTATTAGTACG GTTGATGGATCATTATGATCTGCGGACATGCTACCAACCCGATCTATCCGGTCTCCATTTGCGCGTCTATCAGTTCCAAAACCTCCTGGCCCGCCACCGTCCCTCTTTGTTCGCTCACCTGGAATCCCTCAATGTGGAGCCGATCTATGTGTCTCAATGGTTCCTATCCTTTTTCGCCGTCTCCTGTCCTCTTCCCATGCTTCTCCGTATTTACGATGTCATTTTCTTGGAAGGGGCGTGTGAGACCTTGATGCGGGTCGCCCTGTCGCTGATGCAGAGgaacgagaagaagatcatggcCTATACTGAGTTTGAAGACGTGATGCAATTCTTGCTCTCGAGGAGCCTGTGGGATAC ATACGCTTGCCATGCCGACGACTTTGTCAATGACTTTGTCTCGCTGACGTCGCTGGTCACGAAGGAAAGTTTGCAGGCCTTGGAAGCCAGCTACAATCAGTCGCAAGGGGTGCCAACCGGCATCACTTTCCCTCAGATGCAGGCGGCGGCGTCGAGATTCCTGGGCCGGTTCTGGGCGGGATCCGGCTCGCAGGCGAAGTCCTTCAATCTCAACCCCAACAATGGCAGTATGTCTACTCGCGCCAGTGTCCGCCGGTCTGCATCCAAACAGAGCATGACCTCCACGCTCAATTCGATAGAATCAACATCCGACGCGAGTACGGCTCCGACGGAGCTCTCGGCAGAACCGCCCAAGCCACGGGCCAAGTCGGCCATGTCGCACAACAAAGACCGTGATCTGCACTCCCAGATCGAGGATCTGCTGATGGCGCTCAGCGATCTCCAGCGGCAGCATGCGGATCTTACACGGGAGCTTCAGCAGGAGCGCGAGGAACGGGAGGAGGACCAGCAACTGGCACAGTCCATGCTGAAGTACatcaaggagattgaggccGACGATCCGCCGGCTGAGCTGATTCGCAAAGCGGAAGAGCGATTCGTGGCCTCGGGCAGCGCCAAGCGCGTCTCGATTCCCCAGACGAAGCAGCAACTCCGGGAGGATCTCAACCGGTGGAAAGAGATGCACGAGATCGAAGCGGGCCGGTGTCTCGATCTGACGCGTCGCATTGACGAACATGAACAAGAGAACTCGTCGCTGCGAGAGCAGTTGCGCGAGGCTCGCAGTCGCATCCAGGATGGCTATCGAGATCGTCAGCGCCTGGAGAGAACCATCCGGGAGCTACGGACCATTAAGACGGCGACCCCCGACTCGCCGCCCGAGGCGTTTGGCTCGCCGACCAGTGACGCGGGAGAGACCCGGTCGCCCAGCGGGCTCCGCGAGCTCAAGCTGGGGCGATCAAATTCGCAGAAGAGCACGACGTTCAACAAGAGGTCGAGCAGTCTCGGACTGCAGTCGGTGCTGTCGACGGAGAACCACAAACCCGCCGCGGAGGAgacgctgctgctggaactGGTGAACGCCAAGACGGCAGAGGCGGTGGCCAAACAGGAACTGGAAGAAGTCAAGGCGAAGCTGGACTccttgaggaagatgatcgGGGGACAAGCATCGTTGGCCCGAAGCGATTCGCGCAATTCTTCCACCGGCCGGTCGTCGACGAATCTCGCCAAATCCGCTACTGAGCCGGTCCAtagcggaggaggaggattcTTCAGTGGCTGGGGGCGTCGAGCCGTGTCGTCCAACGATTCGTACACAGAAGCCAGGTGA